DNA from Branchiostoma lanceolatum isolate klBraLanc5 chromosome 9, klBraLanc5.hap2, whole genome shotgun sequence:
agCGTGAGGCGATACAGACCACTTCGGCCGGAAGAGCAACatatctattctccaagcagaggagtgggtccggctggtttttgacgtgttttctgTCAGACTTTCTACTTTGGCATGTCTTTTTATGGGTAAGTGACAAAGTGTAAGCCCGACgaaacgcctgaaaacacgtcaaaaaccagctgtaTCCACTCCTCTGCTTTGAGGGTACAAGAGTTCTAGCGCAAGATAACTCGTGGCTTTgtgactctccaagcagaagttggtagGGAAAATCGTGAAGTTCATAACATATGCCTCGTTAGCATGGAGTCTAGCCTTCTCAGCTTCAGTCCGCTACCTACCCCTGGCGGGGAGCGGAGTTTGGGTTGCAGCTGGACTCTAGGCCTCGTTGACTTCGAAGTGCGGAAAATGGGGAATTTGATACGGTCATGATCTCCCctctcccccaccaacctctgcttggagagtaggcagCATGCCATCTCTGTGAGCGGGATGCTCCTAATGTAAATGAAAGTGGTGCCGagagttttttgtgtgtgtttagggTGGGGTGAAAAGGGTGTACCTTTCAAATATTGGGTTGCACCATCCCCCTTTTTATCTTTCAGGATTTTTTTCGTCTCGCGCGTTGGGTCAGTCTGGGCTCTGGCATCACCCAAGATCAAACAACACAAGGAGAAAACATTCTACATTATTTAAAACACAAATgaacacacaagctatctaagTACGACGTGTAAGGTACCAGGCTGCTTGAAACTCTTACAGTGAATAATGCAATTTGCTTTGTCAATTGGAATAATTTTGCACCGTTATCTCTAAAGTAACTCAAGCTCTGGCCCCTCCCAACGAAGCGTAAATTTTaggttacatgtacttcacgaAAACCACCCTCTTATAGATGTGTAAAAATGGGCCTTGTATCGTTTCTTACTTGGATCATAATCATCATATTCATATAAAATGGGAAGGGAAATCTACTCCCAAGCCCCCACACCCCACCGAATTCACGAGGACTAAATTCTCAAAACGAATCACAAAGTCAAACGTAACGCTGCATCTAGGATAGCCGGAGACAGCATATATGTACTAGTTAGTCAACAAACCATTTAGTTAGCAGATATAGCATCTTACCGATCTGTGTGGGATGTTGTTTGGAAGAGTGACGGCTTGGAGAAAATGACAGCAGTGACACGCAGattacaaaatggcggacaagcgGATCGGCGtctaggtcaaaggtcatccaCCTGATGACCATAGTCGAAACGCAGTCCATTGGGCAGTCCTTTTTTGTGCACTCCGTAACACATAATAAATCAAACACTCGAGTACTAGTACATTATCTAATAGCGTCCACTTTCTTACAGTCTACTGTTTACTTATACCTGCTGGTATCTCCTCAATCACTAGGAAAGTCAATCATTCAACACATTTTCAGCTTATACACATGCAACggatagcctccttcgcagaattcctataacggcggcgtatatatatatatggggggggcaagctacacaactcccttgccggcattagagaaccttgccccggcccccctcccaatatatatatacgccgccgttataggaagtctgcgaaggaggctatgcaACGGAAAACTGGAAGTAAGAACCGTCTCTCCTGAAGTCGGATTTTGAGGAATTTTTCGACGAATTCCAGGGAATAGACGATCGAGTCAGTAGACTTTCGAATCGGAAAATCCATCCCCAGGAAAGCCAGCCCGAAAAGCCTTTTTTATACTACAGTAGTTGGAAAATGTATAAGACAAAGCGTAGCCGTCAGCACGGGGCGAGGTGCTAACTGTGAAAAGCCTTAAACTATGACTGACGTCAACAACTCAGAACTTGACTTGGGTGGAGGGGGTATATAGCATAGTATAGAatatagtaggcttttcaattgCATAGAAGTATATATAACGAGCATCTTGCCGACGCAGGAAATAAGCTTTGCCGCCACCCCCAACACACAATAAAACAGTACACATGTAGGCATTTTCTTGTGCAAAGTTGTCTCTCTCAGCATTACAAGGACTTTGAACCTTTTACGATCTTAGCTTTGTGCAATACATCGGCAAGCCATTTGAATTCTCTCAGGTTGGCTCTCGTTGACTTGAGAGACGATAAATAGAAACCTACTTTGAATATCGCCAAGACAAGAATCCtaaacaagtaaaaaaaaggctGAATATAAATGTAAAAACTACAATGAAACATGGGGTTCATTGTTAGGTCATTTAATAAAAGTTTAAACATTAGAAAAACTTAAGTACTGGTATTTTTGATAGTATAGACACACTACTATTGTTTCTGTGAGAACAAAGAGCAAGTGACATTGATAGAAATCATACAGGATAAAAAGATTCCATTAGATTAGATCCTTTAAGAAAAGATAGTACCACATGCAGCCTAAAGTATACGACGAAATGTTATAACTCAACAAATGCCTAGCGAAAGACATTCAAAGTACTACGTAGCAtttcataaaacaaaaacaagtaaaCTAACATAGAAAGACTAACAGAAAGCTACAGAAGATAACAAACAGCAAGCAACAAGTTAATGCTGCCCAATTAGAATAATAAAAATAGAAACTAAGTAAAATATTAAAGTTCAGCGCAGTATTTCGACAATGACCAGGTTTGGGCCCGCACAGAGTTTACACCAGACTTGTTACATCTGTAGGATTCCTGACCCTAAAAACGTACTATCTTCGGACCTTCAAATGTTTATTGTCAAATGTGTcaggtttgattttttttcctttgttgcAAAACGTCACTTATCTTACACTTCGTAAGATTCTTATCAGTACATGTTTTCACACACGAGCGGCAAGGTAAGTACCACTAGAGGCTTTGTTCATTTCACTTCTTAATCTTCCCACTGTGTCTATGTCCATTCTTGTGTCGGTCCAAGTTGTCTTTCCtcgcagcagaatagtcgcacttgttacatttgtacggtttctcacctgtatgtgttgcCATATGTCGTTTTAGCCCAGGTTTGTGAGAAGTCCTAAAATCACACTCCAGACACATGTATGGCTTCTCTCCACTGTGTGTACGCACGTGGCTGTCTAAAGTACCTTTATGTGCGGCAGCATAGTCGCaccggtcacatttgtagggcttctctcctgtatgcTTTCTCATATGCACGGATAATTTCGCCTTGCTAGCaatcctgtacccacactcttcACATGTATAGCCTTTCTCATCAGTGTGTTTAACCATGTGTTGGACCAAACAGTTTTTCCAGGCTGACGCGAAGTGGCAATGATCACACTTGAACGGTTTCACACTACTGTGCTTCGCCATGTGTGAGATCAGTTGAGACTTTGCAGTTGCCATGTAATCGCACTCCTCACAGAAGTAGTGTTTTACACCAGCGTGTCGGTTCAAGCTTGTTTTCCGTGCAGCAggatagtcgcactggtcaggcttgtagggcttctctcctgtatgtatCCTTTTATGTTTAATTAGGTCAGTtcttttagctgtcttgtatccgcACTCCTCACAGACAAGGGGTTTTTCACCAGAGTGCGTAAGCATGTTTCGATTTAAATAAGATTTCTGAGCAAACGAAGAGTCACACTGTACACATTGAAAGGGTTTCTGGCCCGAATGATTTCTCCTGTGAACAGTTAGCGCAGACCTGTCAGCTGTCCTGAATCCACACatctcacacatgtagggcttctcatcAGTGTGCGTACGCTTGTGTCGGTCTACGTTGTATttgtgtgcagcagaatagtcgcactggtcacatttgaacggtttttcacctgtatgccTCCTGATGTGCCGAATAATTGTCTTCTTTCGAGCTGCCCTAAAGCCGCATTCCCCGCACTTGTAAGGTCTCTCGCCGGTGTGCTTGGGCATGTGTTGCACTATACCGGCATTCGATGACGCTGAAAAGTCGCACTcatcacatttgtagggcttttctcctgtatgcTTTCTCATATGCACGGATAGTTTGGCCTTGCTAGCAATCCTATATCCACACTCTTTACATGTGTAGCCTTTGTCGGCAGTGTGCTTAACCATGTGTTGGACTAGACAATTTTTCCAGGCTGACGAGAAGTCACACAGACCGCACTTGTACGGTTTTTCCTTACGATGTTTTGACATGTGTAAAATCAGATGCGACCTTCCAGCCGTCATGTAATCGCACTGATCACAAAAGTAGCGTTTTACTTCAGTGTGTATGAATACGTGTCGGTCTAAGTAGTCTTTCCGTGCAGTagaataatcgcactggtcacatttgtagggcttcttTCCTGTATGTTTCCTTTTATGTAAGCTTAGTTGAGACTTcttagctgtcctgtatccgcactcttcGCATGTGTAAGCATTCTCGCCAGAATGCGTTGCCGTGTGCTGTTCCAAATTACTTTTCCGTGTAAATGAGGaatcacactgatcacacttgtaaggtttttcgcCACAGGCACTATGCTTGTTCATATGCTCGGACAATTTACCTTTATCAGTGGCCCCGTAACCGCACACCTCGCACGCGTAGCGTTCTTTATGAGTTTGTTTAGCCGATGCCATGTTTTTTCCTGTTATTGTCGTTGGGCCTGTCAGATGTTTTACTAAGATTACACTGTCAAATGTTAAAGAGGGTCATGCTTCCCGCGTACCCAATTTCGCCTTCCGTGTCCCCGTGTCTGCTTCTTGCTGAGTCTGATGTTTGTCTTGTTCTCAGGATGAGCGATAATCGTCGTCTCTACAACAGGAATCCCACAGGTTGGCTCGCCAGGCAGTCCGTGCATAGGGAGTCCCGCTAATTGAAAACACAGATGGCCAGAATTCTTAGTACGTAAACACAccggtagcctggatgccagacccagAGCAAGCGGGCGATAAGAAACCACATGCATATTCTAAAACTGGGATCCCAGCAGCTTCATAAACTTTCAACCAGGTAGGACATTAGCCCAAGCAACCCCCATCCCTCAACCCCCGATGGGATCGGAATCGCCCCACGCTTTGTGTCTGTCACACAGGCTAGTATATTTGCAGAGCCTGATTTGTTATGGGAATAatagcctggaagccagacccacaatctctaaaatattttaaagattgggggtctggcatccaggctgtGGGAATGAAACACCACAATAATAATGGGAAAACATTTGGAATAGtaacatcataacataacataagagTATAAAACCTAAGTCTTGTAAGGGGGCGGCTTGCATGGAGTGCACCGTTATCTGTGACGGTATCAGAACAACTTggcccctagccattcaggATCCagtcaggacaactcggcccctagcccaGGACTGACGGATGTGTACATAGTGGCTTCAGCCTTGTATCATTTCTATCTTGACTCATCACAGGAAATACCCACACCCATAGATTATATGGGGAAGTGGGAAGAGGCATCTTTTAAACAAACTGAGGCTCGTTACCAAATTACGTATCCCGCGACGCGACGATCTAAGATTCTCTAATCGAATCACACATGCACATTTTAACTTAACGCTGTATTTTTGGTAAATGAAGACAGctaagtaaacaaaacaacttaCATCTTACCGATTGGCGTGTTTAGATGGTTGGAAGGGTCAGTTTGCAGAAGAATGACAGTCGTAACACAGATgctaagatggcggacaagcGCATCAGATGGGCgatcaggtcaaaggtcatgtacCTGATGACCCAGTTCAACTTGGGCGCTTTGATAAAAGTTTATTTAATACTGGGTTTGTTTTTACGGAAACGTCTGACTCCTTATTGGTGATgctgttcagtttttttttcttttttagttttttaaTATTGCGTAATTCTCTGGCTGAATGTCTAGCAATTATTGACACATTCTAAGTATTGACGTTGTTGTTTATCTCATTTTTATTGCGTCAATACCTAAAGGTGATTATCTGCTATGCAAAactaacaaacaagcaaacatatatatatatatagctacggccgcgtggcgcgttggatacacccgatccctcgatctcggaagttaagcaacgcgcggtccggacagtgcttggatgggagaccaaccaag
Protein-coding regions in this window:
- the LOC136442444 gene encoding zinc finger protein 845-like, translated to MASAKQTHKERYACEVCGYGATDKGKLSEHMNKHSACGEKPYKCDQCDSSFTRKSNLEQHTATHSGENAYTCEECGYRTAKKSQLSLHKRKHTGKKPYKCDQCDYSTARKDYLDRHVFIHTEVKRYFCDQCDYMTAGRSHLILHMSKHRKEKPYKCGLCDFSSAWKNCLVQHMVKHTADKGYTCKECGYRIASKAKLSVHMRKHTGEKPYKCDECDFSASSNAGIVQHMPKHTGERPYKCGECGFRAARKKTIIRHIRRHTGEKPFKCDQCDYSAAHKYNVDRHKRTHTDEKPYMCEMCGFRTADRSALTVHRRNHSGQKPFQCVQCDSSFAQKSYLNRNMLTHSGEKPLVCEECGYKTAKRTDLIKHKRIHTGEKPYKPDQCDYPAARKTSLNRHAGVKHYFCEECDYMATAKSQLISHMAKHSSVKPFKCDHCHFASAWKNCLVQHMVKHTDEKGYTCEECGYRIASKAKLSVHMRKHTGEKPYKCDRCDYAAAHKGTLDSHVRTHSGEKPYMCLECDFRTSHKPGLKRHMATHTGEKPYKCNKCDYSAARKDNLDRHKNGHRHSGKIKK